Genomic segment of Pseudomonas iranensis:
GGGTACATGCCCCACGACCAGTTGGCTTCGCCGACCATTTCGCTCACCGCCAAGCCCAGCGACTCAGGCAGACCCTGACCGCCGTGCTCAACGTCGTGGGCCAGGCTTGGCCAGCCGCCTTCGACGAATTGCTTGTACGCCTCTTTGAAGCCAGTCGGGGTTTTCACGCCGGACTCGCTCCAGGTGCAACCTTCGATGTCGCCCACGCGGTTCAGCGGCGCCAGTACCTGCTCACAAAACTTGGCGCCTTCCTCGAGGATGGCGTCAACCATGTCCGGCGTGGCGTCTGCGCACGCTGGCAGGCTCTGATAGTGCGCTTCATAGCCGAGCAGCTCGTCACGAACGAAGCGAATATCACGCAAGGGGGCCTTGTAGTCAGGCATAGCGATAAACCTCTGCTGATGTAACCGGGAATGAACGACCGTGTTGAGTTGTTGTGACGGTCAAACAGTTGTTTGAAACATACGTTTACGCCGAAATCTTGTCAAGCATCGTTCTTTTGCCGTTCGTCATCACGTTCTCCAAATGCCGGAAACGAGAAATCTCCGCGACTTCACGCAAGCCACGGGCGTTGTAAAAAGATTAGTTGAGCAAGAAGGACTTAAACGAAAAACGCCGCGACAAGGCGCGGCGTTTCTGGGTCTACAACAAATTCGATCAGGCGAAGGTATCGATGATCGTCCCGAGCACTTCGTCGGACGCCTTGGCCACCTTCACACCCAGCTCTGCCTGGATCTTGCCCTGCGACTGCTCGACGATATTGCTCGCCAGATCCGATTCTTGTGCGCGATCCACACCGCGCAGGCGATTGACCTGCACTTCGGACGACTGGCTGGTCACCGAACGTTCGATAGTGTTATTGGCGATCTGACTGGCAGCCTGATCGACGCGGTTCTGCCCGGACTGAATCGAGCTCAGCCCCGCATAAAAAGCTGTGTTACCTGAGATTTCCATAGTCGCTCTCATCCTTGCAAAGGATCAATGGTCGCCATTGAAGCAGACGCGCCAGCAAAACACCCGTCAAAAACACTAATGGCACAGTGCCTGTTCATAGTGAAAAACTTAGTCGAGCAGATCCAGTTGCAGATGCTCGGCGACCGCTTCGGCGCTCAACGCTTTGAGTTTCGGCACCCGGCCCAGGCACGGCGCGGGTATGCGTTCGGCGAGCGTCGCTAAGTTTTCCTCCAGCCGAGAGGTTTTCGGATCGATGATATTCGCCACCCAACCCGCCAACTGCAGACCGTCGCGAGCAATCGCCTCGGCGGTCAGCAACGCATGACTGATGCACCCCAGCCTCACGCCCACCACCAGAATCACCGGCAGCTTCAGCGCAATCGCCAAGTCCGAGAGATTGTCCTGATCGGCCAACGGCACCCGCCAGCCGCCCGCGCCTTCGATCAGGGTGAAATCGGCGTTCATCGCCAGAATCCCGCGCATCGGCGCCAGCAGCGATTGCACCGTCAGCGCCACACCTGCTTCGCGCGCCGCCAGATGGGGAGCGATCGCTGGCTCGAACGCCACCGGGTTGACCTGTTGATAAGTCAGCGGCAACGAACATTCGGCCAGCAGCGCCAAGGCATCGGAATTACGCAAGCCTTTGGGCGTGACGTCGCAACCTGATGCCACCGGCTTACCCGCCGCCGTGCTCAAGCCTGCCGAGCGCGCTGCATGGAGCAATCCGGCAGCGACGGTGGTCTTGCCGACATCGGTGTCGGTACCGGTGATGAAATAGGCTGCGCTCATAGAGGTTTCTCCAACACGGCGTACACCACCTGATACGTTGCCGGCAGCCCCGACACCTGACGGAAGCGCTCATACGCGTCGATCAGCCCGAGAATCCGCGCCCGTCCGGTCAAACCGCCCGGCCGCCCGGGATTCAGATTGTGTGCACCCAGCGCCTTCAGCTCGTGAGTCAGGCTGCGCACATCCGGGTAATGCAACACGTGCGGCTGATTCTCCAGCGCCAAAATGCGCATGCCACTGCCGGCACATAACTGTTCATAGCGGGCGAACTCGCGGAAGCGATTGACGTGCACCAACCCGTCGACCTGCTGCCAACTCTCACGCAACTCGAACAACGTTCCTGTACACAGACTAGCAAAGGTAAAAATCCCGCCCGGTTTCAGCACGCGCAAGGCTTCGCTGAGCACCGCCTCGAAGTCGGCGCACCACTGCACCGCGAGGCTGGAGAAAATCAGATCGACGCTCGCATCCTGCAACGGCAGCCGTTCGGCATCGCCAGCAATGAAATGCTCAGCGCCACCCAGC
This window contains:
- a CDS encoding pyrroloquinoline quinone biosynthesis protein PqqE encodes the protein MEISGNTAFYAGLSSIQSGQNRVDQAASQIANNTIERSVTSQSSEVQVNRLRGVDRAQESDLASNIVEQSQGKIQAELGVKVAKASDEVLGTIIDTFA
- the bioD gene encoding dethiobiotin synthase yields the protein MSAAYFITGTDTDVGKTTVAAGLLHAARSAGLSTAAGKPVASGCDVTPKGLRNSDALALLAECSLPLTYQQVNPVAFEPAIAPHLAAREAGVALTVQSLLAPMRGILAMNADFTLIEGAGGWRVPLADQDNLSDLAIALKLPVILVVGVRLGCISHALLTAEAIARDGLQLAGWVANIIDPKTSRLEENLATLAERIPAPCLGRVPKLKALSAEAVAEHLQLDLLD
- the bioC gene encoding malonyl-ACP O-methyltransferase BioC, whose product is MTDLSLVLPGGLPDKRQVAASFSRAAASYDSVAEFQRDVGTQLLARLPGSFMPSRWLDLGCGTGYFSRALASRFTQGSGVALDIAEGMLDHARPLGGAEHFIAGDAERLPLQDASVDLIFSSLAVQWCADFEAVLSEALRVLKPGGIFTFASLCTGTLFELRESWQQVDGLVHVNRFREFARYEQLCAGSGMRILALENQPHVLHYPDVRSLTHELKALGAHNLNPGRPGGLTGRARILGLIDAYERFRQVSGLPATYQVVYAVLEKPL